In one Gossypium hirsutum isolate 1008001.06 chromosome D09, Gossypium_hirsutum_v2.1, whole genome shotgun sequence genomic region, the following are encoded:
- the LOC107892415 gene encoding wall-associated receptor kinase-like 9 has translation MGFHLALYFILLPLFLFLFLLCPILQAAEFQEPACGQEVCGNITISSPFVIHSSCYTISWFRVTCKTTPDGEKPFINVNSIDLEVLDSTSADAILISNPVAYINCDHTSEASVSVNLSGTPFFFSSESNNFGSVGCGNLATILSNEADSLGGCVQPRCDNGASESGCFTEMTANLTSYTVSMTAMYPDSNRCASAFIYGRDFFRSVYPLPTGINIETTHAPAVLNWNSTYCGDADSDDIFWSSGCGNLVIVFGNEMDNFISGCLQPSCRFNNEASSIVGCRVNIP, from the exons ATGGGTTTTCACTTAGCGCTTTACTTCATCCTCCTACCCCTCTTCCTCTTCCTGTTCCTGTTATGCCCAATTTTACAAGCTGCAGAATTTCAAGAACCTGCCTGTGGACAAGAAGTATGTGGAAATattacaatttcatccccttttgTAATCCACAGCAGCTGCTATACTATTTCTTGGTTTAGAGTGACTTGCAAAACAACCCCTGATGGGGAAAAGCCATTCATAAACGTAAATAGCATCGATCTGGAGGTACTTGATTCCACATCTGCAGACGCCATTCTCATCAGTAATCCAGTTGCTTACATTAATTGTGATCATACAAGCGAGGCTAGTGTGAGTGTGAATCTCTCAGGCACTCCCTTTTTCTTCTCAAGTGAGAGCAATAATTTCGGGTCAGTAGGTTGCGGAAATTTGGCTACTATTTTAAGTAACGAAGCTGATTCACTTGGCGGCTGCGTTCAACCAAGGTGTGACAATGGTGCTTCTGAATCTGGCTGCTTTACTGAAATGACTGCAAATCTCACTTCCTATACTGTAAGCATGACAGCCATGTATCCTGACAGCAACAGATGCGCATCTGCTTTCATCTATGGCAGGGACTTTTTCCGTAGTGTTTACCCATTACCCACTGGCATCAATATTGAAACCACGCATGCTCCCGCCGTGCTCAACTGGAATTCCACCTATTGCGGAGACGCAG ATTCCGACGACATCTTCTGGTCTTCAGGTTGCGGTAATTTGGTTATTGTTTTTGGTAATGAAATGGATAATTTTATAAGTGGATGTTTGCAACCAAGTTGTAGGTTTAATAACGAGGCTTCCTCTATTGTTGGTTGTCGTGTTAATATTCCTTAA